The following proteins are co-located in the Canis aureus isolate CA01 chromosome X, VMU_Caureus_v.1.0, whole genome shotgun sequence genome:
- the LOC144308825 gene encoding m-AAA protease-interacting protein 1, mitochondrial, whose translation YSAEEPPQSRQKTKIIILGFSNPINWVRTRIYTFLIWAYFDQEFSIADFSEGAKQAFAHVSKLQSQCKFDLLEELVAKEVLHVLKEKVTSLPDNHKNALAADIDEIVYTLTGDISIYYDEKGRKFINILMGFWYLTSANIPSETLSGASVFQVKLGDQNVETKQLLSASYEFQREFTQGIKPDWTIAQIEHSKLLE comes from the coding sequence TACAGCGCCGAGGAGCCGCCCCAGTCGCGCCAGAAAACCAAGATAATCATCCTGGGATTCTCCAACCCCATCAACTGGGTTCGGACTCGAATTTACACCTTCTTAATCTGGGCCTATTTCGACCAGGAATTCAGCATCGCGGATTTCTCCGAGGGAGCGAAGCAGGCTTTTGCTCATGTGTCCAAGTTACAGTCACAGTGTAAATTTGATCTATTGGAAGAACTTGTGGCCAAAGAGGTGCTACATGTATTGAAGGAAAAGGTAACTTCACTACCTGACAACCATAAAAATGCCCTTGCTGCTGACATAGATGAAATTGTATACACATTGACAGGAGACATCTCCATTTACTAtgatgagaaaggaaggaagtttaTTAACATCCTGATGGGCTTTTGGTATCTAACCAGTGCCAACATCCCCAGTGAAACTTTAAGTGGAGCCAGTGTATTCCAGGTAAAGTTGGGGGATCAGAACGTGGAAACTAAACAGCTTCTTAGTGCAAGTTATGAATTTCAGAGGGAGTTTACACAAGGAATAAAGCCTGACTGGACCATTGCACAGATTGAACACTCAAAGTTATTAGAATGA